In one Oreochromis aureus strain Israel breed Guangdong linkage group 2, ZZ_aureus, whole genome shotgun sequence genomic region, the following are encoded:
- the kiaa1191 gene encoding putative monooxygenase p33MONOX: MASGRGDIPVLESGMPSCLMGALSSPIGIQRHNISYDENMDAPMHSPPSDLTVNIMWKEPVIPQHRFRKTEEGKSGGKLLSVEGAASAKSPGPVVKAKATTLMSSLMIKESHESLEEFEHQAGLTESGYYPHKGLSAEETHFHRRGDVTLLKLRMPSGNFKEDRLTTSATSTPSGTPSVTPNVTPCVSPYSSPGVHRRNWFHLNPAPFLAAPETHSPNPSTDMGGNEGGGGDRWSFFGIRSVVQKSPTDPGSETSTGLSLQSYFGLQKSSTMDGTNTQVNLKVDDPTKFMPPKIEISDIEAKRQNSRPHKLKPRDMNVLTPSGF, translated from the exons ATGGCCTCAGGACGGGGAGACATTCCAG tACTTGAGTCCGGCATGCCGTCCTGCCTCATGGGTGCATTATCATCTCCAATTGGAATACAGCGACACAATATCAGCTATGATGAGAACATGGATGCCCCAATGCATTCCCCACCTTCTGACTTGACTGTCAACATCATGTGGAAAGAACCTGTCATCCCACAGCACAGGTTCAGGAAAACTGAG GAAGGGAAGAGTGGTGGGAAGTTACTGAGCGTTGAGGGAGCAGCATCAGCCAAGTCTCCTGGGCCTGTGGTGAAAGCCAAAGCCACCACTTTAATGAGCTCGCTAATGATCA AGGAATCCCACGAGAGCCTTGAGGAGTTTGAGCACCAGGCTGGACTAACAGAGTCTGGTTATTATCCTCACAAGGGCCTTTCTGCTGAAGAGACCCACTTTCACCGACGAGGTGATGTCACACTGCTG AAGTTGAGAATGCCAAGTGGAAACTTTAAGGAGGACAGGCTTACAACATCAGCAACATCCACCCCAAGTGGCACCCCTTCTGTTACCCCCAACGTCACCCCCTGTGTTAGTCCCTACTCTTCACCGGGTGTTCATCGCAG GAACTGGTTTCATCTGAATCCTGCACCTTTCCTTGCTGCACCTGAGACCCACAGTCCCAACCCAAGCACAGACATGGGAGGaaatgaaggaggaggaggagatagGTGGAGTTTCTTCGGAATCCGATCTGTGGTACAGAAGTCCCCCACTGATCCTGGCTCTGAAACCAGCACAG GTTTGTCTCTGCAATCCTATTTTGGTCTGCAGAAATCCTCAACCATGGATGGCACCAACACCCAGGTCAACCTCAAGGTGGATGACCCTACAAAATTCATGCCACCCAAGATTGAAATCTCAGACATTGAAGCCAAGCGGCAAAACTCACGGCCGCATAAACTTAAACCTCGGGACATGAATGTTTTGACACCATCGGGCTTCTGA
- the LOC116329116 gene encoding C-X-C motif chemokine 10-like, translating into MSTLIKVFLLLAVMVCISQAQLKQAGQQCLCHRVRNRLGMKSEIKDVQIYPATKSCNKVEIVVTLNSGLRYCLNPELKAVKRLVTNIMDKKQKTTSSPVEPSTAANIILTTNSSDLHIICSIFKEYCLKLHISAK; encoded by the exons ATGTCCACCCTCATCAAAGTGTTTCTGCTCCTGGCTGTCATGGTCTGCATCTCCCAGGCCCAAC TCAAACAAGCAGGACAACAGTGTCTGTGTCACCGTGTCAGGAATCGTCTCGGCATGAAGTCTGAAATAAAGGACGTACAGATCTACCCAGCAACCAAATCATGCAACAAAGTGGAGATTgt CGTTACCTTGAACAGTGGTCTCCGCTATTGCTTGAACCCCGAGCTGAAGGCCGTGAAAAGACTCGTGACTAACATCAT GGATAAAAAGCAGAAGACCACTTCCTCCCCAGTGGAACCCTCCACAGCTGCCAATATAATTTTGACGACAAACTCATCAGACCTTCATATCATTTGTAGTATTTTTAAAGAATATTGCTTGAAATTGCACATCAGTGCAAAATAA
- the LOC120432748 gene encoding C-X-C motif chemokine 6-like — MSTLIKVFLLLAVMVCISQAQLKQAGQQCLCHRVRNRLGMKSEIKDVQIYPATIFCNKVEIVVTLNTGLRYCLNPELKNVKKLVTNIMDKKQKTTSSPVEPSTAAM, encoded by the exons ATGTCCACCCTCATCAAAGTGTTTCTGCTCCTGGCTGTCATGGTCTGCATCTCCCAGGCCCAAC TCAAACAAGCAGGACAACAGTGTCTGTGTCACCGTGTCAGGAATCGTCTCGGCATGAAGTCCGAAATAAAGGACGTACAGATCTACCCAGCAACCATATTCTGCAACAAAGTGGAGATTgt CGTTACCTTGAACACTGGTCTCCGCTATTGCTTGAACCCCGAGCTGAAGAACGTGAAAAAACTCGTCACTAACATCAT GGATAAAAAGCAGAAGACCACTTCCTCCCCAGTGGAACCCTCCACAGCTGCCATGTGA